A DNA window from uncultured Methanoregula sp. contains the following coding sequences:
- the neuC gene encoding UDP-N-acetylglucosamine 2-epimerase, with protein sequence MKKRKICVVVASRANYGRVKSVLLAIKEHPNLELQLIIGASALLYRFGKAIDIIKEDGFVPLRSIFYVIEGENLNTQAKSTGLGIIELASAFEDLKPDVVVTVADRFETMSTAIAASYMNIPLAHIQGGEVTGNIDESVRHAITKLAHIHFPATKISAERILKLGEEPWRVHCTGCPSIDLLQNSNLTVSKKLFDRYGGIGHPIHPDQSYILMVQHPVTTEFGEGTTQVTATLNALKIRKEQKIVLWPNIDAGSDHVSKAIRVFREQNLSENFHFYRGFRPEDYNAILNNAACVVGNSSSFIREGSYLGIPAVIVGNRQEGREHSNNIVYSDYSERDIALKVDMQIKNGKYSRSTIFGDGTAGKRIAHILAEIPLSIQKKITY encoded by the coding sequence ATGAAAAAAAGAAAAATTTGTGTCGTTGTTGCAAGTAGGGCAAATTATGGGAGGGTAAAAAGTGTTCTTTTAGCAATAAAAGAGCACCCTAATCTTGAATTGCAGTTAATTATTGGAGCATCTGCATTATTATATCGTTTTGGCAAGGCGATTGATATAATTAAAGAAGATGGATTTGTTCCATTAAGATCAATATTCTATGTTATTGAAGGCGAGAATTTAAACACCCAAGCAAAATCCACGGGATTAGGAATTATTGAACTTGCTTCTGCATTTGAAGATTTAAAACCCGATGTCGTTGTGACTGTGGCAGACCGGTTTGAAACTATGTCAACAGCAATTGCTGCTAGTTATATGAACATTCCCTTGGCTCACATTCAAGGGGGCGAAGTAACGGGGAATATCGATGAATCGGTAAGACATGCAATAACTAAGTTGGCTCATATTCATTTTCCGGCTACTAAAATTAGTGCAGAGCGAATTCTTAAACTGGGAGAGGAACCTTGGCGAGTTCATTGCACGGGATGTCCTTCAATTGATTTATTACAAAATTCTAATCTAACCGTATCAAAAAAGCTGTTTGACCGGTATGGTGGGATTGGGCATCCCATTCATCCAGATCAATCCTATATTTTAATGGTTCAACATCCTGTTACAACAGAATTCGGTGAAGGCACTACTCAGGTCACTGCCACATTGAATGCTTTAAAAATACGAAAAGAACAAAAAATTGTCTTATGGCCAAATATTGACGCAGGAAGTGATCATGTATCAAAAGCTATTCGTGTTTTCCGTGAACAGAATCTATCTGAAAATTTCCATTTTTATCGTGGATTTAGGCCAGAAGATTATAATGCTATTCTTAATAACGCAGCATGTGTTGTTGGGAACAGCAGTTCTTTTATTCGTGAAGGATCGTATCTGGGAATACCCGCAGTAATTGTTGGCAATCGTCAGGAAGGTAGAGAACACAGTAATAACATTGTGTATTCAGACTACTCTGAACGTGACATTGCGCTAAAAGTTGATATGCAAATTAAAAATGGGAAATATAGCAGATCGACCATTTTTGGAGATGGAACTGCTGGCAAACGTATTGCTCATATCCTTGCAGAAATCCCCTTGAGTATTCAGAAAAAAATAACCTATTAA
- a CDS encoding N-acetylneuraminate synthase family protein, whose amino-acid sequence MYKKNRVKIIADLSSNHMGDIGLAKQMIQKSAAVGVDIVKVQSWQAEKLSKFFKGDYTSTYERHKKAQLTDDDHLELINWCNKNNIEFLTTCFDLDRIEFLASLGLKTIKIASSDCTSTKLLKKIMDHFDTILISTGMTHSEEIQNTIRLLNGHDYIMLHCMSIYPTPLNQCNLSRINWLKKHGVNRVGFSDHSLGTEASMAAMTMGIEVIEKHLTLDRTLPGKDQQMSTTPEEFQKICAWRDLCQKMFGDEKPHLSNEEINLRSIYIGKWGDNK is encoded by the coding sequence ATGTATAAAAAAAACAGAGTAAAAATAATCGCAGATCTCTCATCTAACCACATGGGTGATATTGGTCTTGCAAAACAAATGATTCAAAAATCTGCTGCGGTTGGCGTAGATATAGTAAAAGTGCAATCTTGGCAAGCAGAAAAATTGTCAAAATTTTTTAAAGGTGATTATACTTCAACATATGAACGACATAAAAAAGCGCAGTTAACTGATGATGATCATTTAGAATTAATTAACTGGTGTAACAAAAATAATATTGAATTTCTTACAACATGTTTTGATCTTGATCGAATTGAATTTCTCGCATCATTAGGCTTAAAAACAATAAAAATCGCTTCTTCTGATTGTACCAGCACCAAACTTCTGAAAAAAATAATGGATCATTTCGATACCATTTTAATTTCTACCGGAATGACTCATTCGGAAGAGATACAAAACACTATACGGCTTCTTAATGGGCATGATTACATAATGCTTCATTGTATGTCCATTTATCCAACTCCATTAAACCAATGTAATTTAAGCCGTATTAATTGGCTGAAAAAACACGGAGTGAACCGTGTTGGCTTCAGTGATCATTCACTTGGAACGGAAGCGTCAATGGCTGCGATGACGATGGGGATAGAAGTAATTGAAAAACATCTCACTCTAGATAGGACACTTCCAGGTAAAGATCAGCAAATGTCCACAACTCCAGAGGAATTTCAAAAAATTTGTGCATGGAGAGATCTTTGTCAAAAGATGTTTGGAGATGAAAAACCCCATTTATCTAATGAGGAGATCAATTTAAGAAGCATTTACATCGGAAAATGGGGGGATAATAAATAA
- a CDS encoding polysaccharide deacetylase family protein, whose product MIECLQKNQELWDLFTRKEEYSSTIRDQYDRFPYYSSRNRNVFDPHVSKYLTEHGFLMEYPDKKPFAVCLTHDIDTLYESCATKSITALRHLSHAHIRSSMRSLGQMRSKKIPNWNFSDIMRLESRYSAKSTFFFMAENSGDRDYAYDINDCETVMGELIDGGWEIGMHGGHTTYKDPQEMSVKKQRLEKILNREVIGYRNHYLRFRVPDTWENLRNAGFKYDATLGYADCIGFRNGMCHPFKPYNIQTEKTIEILEIPLAIMDCTLYQYMKLDTATAWEITKQLIDVVERYHGVLTVLWHNTFILNDTVGLYEKILQYCSNKGAWITTGEEIAKWVNNDN is encoded by the coding sequence ATGATCGAATGTCTACAAAAAAATCAAGAACTTTGGGATCTTTTTACCCGAAAAGAAGAATATAGTTCTACAATTCGAGATCAATATGATCGGTTTCCGTACTATTCAAGTAGAAACCGGAATGTTTTCGATCCCCATGTTTCAAAATATCTCACTGAACACGGATTCCTTATGGAATATCCGGATAAGAAACCATTTGCAGTCTGTCTTACCCATGACATAGATACATTATACGAATCATGTGCAACTAAAAGCATAACTGCATTACGCCATCTTTCCCATGCTCATATCCGCAGTAGCATGCGATCACTTGGACAAATGCGTTCGAAAAAAATACCGAATTGGAATTTTTCTGATATAATGAGACTCGAAAGTCGCTATAGTGCAAAAAGCACCTTTTTTTTTATGGCAGAAAATTCTGGAGATCGGGATTATGCATATGATATCAATGACTGTGAAACGGTAATGGGAGAATTAATTGATGGAGGGTGGGAGATCGGAATGCATGGGGGACATACGACATATAAAGATCCACAAGAAATGAGTGTAAAAAAACAGCGACTCGAAAAAATTCTGAATAGAGAAGTTATAGGCTATCGGAATCATTACCTGCGATTCAGAGTTCCTGATACTTGGGAAAATTTAAGGAACGCCGGATTCAAGTATGATGCTACTTTAGGGTATGCTGATTGTATCGGGTTCCGTAATGGTATGTGTCATCCATTCAAACCGTATAATATTCAGACAGAAAAAACTATCGAAATTCTGGAAATCCCTCTTGCAATTATGGATTGCACACTTTATCAGTATATGAAACTGGATACTGCAACCGCTTGGGAGATAACCAAACAATTAATTGACGTTGTTGAGCGTTACCATGGGGTACTAACCGTCTTGTGGCATAATACATTTATCTTAAATGATACCGTAGGTTTATATGAGAAAATTTTGCAGTATTGTTCAAACAAGGGAGCATGGATAACAACTGGGGAAGAAATTGCAAAATGGGTAAACAATGACAATTGA
- a CDS encoding GNAT family N-acetyltransferase — MTIEREVRILTQNEHPLWDALVMKSPQGTIFQTTKWITKSAELSLKKEILYGFFKNDNLIAGCSVYAEKKYSFLKTAVSTVPMTPYGGYIFTPFESTKIRENEHIKNNVISAINNEMIKKFDYIKIINTEGIFDIRPFIYDRWRTSIHYTYFFNLDGNIEEKASKKVRNTIRKSLKNGINVKKETDSNLYYRLYCKTFERQNLIPPVSERFFSQMIELIISNNLGEMWIARTPTEEPAAGEIIIWDNKRAHRWSAVSDPVYKDSGATSQLLFEIFSDLQKRGIHEINLMAGNTPQLTKFVSSFNPRLIPYYAIEKFNSKYNLIENILYPFNKIRAYCYFNRT, encoded by the coding sequence ATGACAATTGAGCGAGAAGTCCGGATTTTAACACAAAACGAACACCCGCTCTGGGATGCCCTTGTCATGAAATCCCCACAAGGAACAATCTTTCAAACAACAAAATGGATTACGAAAAGTGCTGAATTATCTCTTAAAAAGGAAATATTATATGGATTTTTTAAAAATGATAATCTTATTGCAGGCTGCTCAGTATATGCAGAAAAAAAATACTCTTTTCTTAAAACCGCTGTATCAACAGTACCAATGACACCCTATGGGGGTTATATCTTTACCCCATTTGAAAGTACTAAAATCAGGGAGAACGAACATATTAAAAATAATGTCATATCTGCAATTAATAATGAAATGATCAAAAAATTTGATTATATAAAAATTATAAATACAGAGGGCATTTTTGACATTAGACCATTCATATATGACCGATGGAGAACATCAATTCATTATACATATTTTTTTAATTTGGATGGCAATATAGAAGAAAAGGCATCAAAAAAGGTTCGTAACACAATAAGGAAATCTTTAAAAAATGGAATTAATGTTAAAAAAGAAACCGATTCAAATCTTTACTATCGTTTGTATTGTAAAACTTTTGAAAGGCAGAATCTAATTCCTCCCGTTTCAGAACGTTTTTTCAGTCAAATGATTGAACTGATTATTTCAAATAATCTTGGGGAAATGTGGATTGCACGAACACCAACGGAAGAACCTGCAGCAGGTGAAATTATCATATGGGATAACAAACGCGCCCATCGTTGGTCAGCAGTATCCGATCCAGTTTATAAAGATAGCGGTGCTACGTCACAATTATTATTTGAAATATTTAGCGATTTACAAAAAAGAGGTATACATGAAATCAACTTAATGGCGGGAAATACTCCTCAATTAACAAAATTTGTTTCGAGTTTTAATCCACGGTTGATTCCATATTATGCCATTGAAAAATTTAATTCTAAATACAATTTGATAGAGAATATATTATATCCTTTTAATAAAATTCGGGCGTACTGTTATTTTAATCGTACTTAA
- a CDS encoding acylneuraminate cytidylyltransferase family protein, with product MRHVLGFIPARGGSKGIQKKNIKLLGGKPLIEWTVETALRSRMINRLVLSTDSKEIIEVVEKFDIEIPFIRPPHLAYDDTPMIDVIKHCIDFFNNELGYTFDAIVLLQPTAPFREIDDIETAINIFFKTKASSVVSVSKVPGHYNPNWQLKINDSGLVVTYFDKELTTLPSRRQNLSDTYYRNGQFYVINPKNITEANNIYGDHVFPIITSEKVNIDTLNDFHYAEFLLKQVGFNEKKS from the coding sequence ATGAGACATGTACTAGGTTTCATCCCAGCTCGGGGAGGATCGAAGGGAATACAGAAAAAAAATATAAAATTACTTGGTGGCAAACCTCTAATAGAATGGACTGTTGAAACCGCACTTCGATCGAGAATGATTAATCGGTTGGTGTTAAGTACCGATTCAAAGGAAATTATTGAAGTTGTAGAAAAATTTGATATTGAAATACCATTTATCAGGCCACCCCATCTGGCATATGATGATACTCCAATGATTGATGTAATTAAACATTGCATCGACTTTTTTAACAATGAGCTCGGATATACATTTGATGCCATTGTTTTATTACAGCCAACAGCCCCTTTTCGAGAGATCGATGATATTGAAACGGCAATTAATATTTTCTTTAAAACAAAAGCTAGTTCTGTTGTGAGTGTATCAAAAGTTCCCGGACATTATAATCCCAATTGGCAATTAAAAATTAACGATTCTGGTTTAGTAGTAACATATTTTGATAAAGAATTAACAACACTTCCATCACGGAGACAGAATTTATCAGATACTTATTACAGGAATGGACAGTTTTATGTTATTAATCCAAAAAATATTACCGAAGCAAATAATATTTATGGGGACCATGTGTTTCCGATAATCACGTCTGAAAAAGTAAATATTGATACGCTCAATGATTTTCACTATGCAGAATTTTTATTGAAACAGGTGGGGTTTAATGAAAAAAAATCCTGA
- a CDS encoding glycosyltransferase, with protein sequence MTNTDFQILFFTGFYPYSPELVDPMIDPELSHLKLAFRSVTIIPKSLEGKKVLPTHITVDPTLGDFLNSSHKLQSKINTFYRSIGSMEFFRELIKKPRISLRIRSIIRIINYLGIALKTKAWVIKYIENNNVDLDNTIFYTYWLDEITLGICLAKKKYPNIRIISRAHGADLYEERHHLNYIPFRPEIFSNINKLFSVSERGKIYLSSKYPDFESIFAISRLGVPEQFVLSEISDDGIFRIVTCSFLVSVKRIELLIKGLEELGKIRKDQTFEWTHIGDGPLRSELEHIAVLRLPQNVKYSFLGFLLPENVINFYLNNKIDIFINVSSSEGIPVSIMEAQSCGIPVIATNVGGNSEIVSNDNGLLLNGDPTPLEIADAICDFLNNPSVLLKKKILSKENWKSNYNSEKNYQQFAQELKEIGTT encoded by the coding sequence ATGACAAACACAGATTTTCAAATACTTTTCTTTACCGGATTTTATCCATATTCACCGGAGTTAGTTGATCCAATGATAGATCCTGAACTTTCCCATCTGAAATTAGCATTTCGTTCTGTTACCATTATTCCAAAATCTTTGGAAGGTAAAAAAGTTCTTCCTACACATATTACTGTCGATCCCACTCTAGGAGATTTTTTAAATTCTTCTCATAAATTACAATCGAAAATTAATACATTCTATCGATCCATTGGATCAATGGAATTTTTTAGGGAATTGATAAAAAAACCTAGAATATCATTAAGAATTCGTTCAATTATTAGAATCATTAATTATCTTGGAATTGCCTTAAAAACAAAAGCATGGGTAATAAAGTATATCGAAAACAATAATGTTGATTTAGATAATACAATTTTTTATACCTATTGGCTCGATGAAATAACATTGGGTATTTGTCTTGCAAAAAAGAAATATCCGAATATTAGGATTATTTCTAGAGCACATGGTGCAGATCTTTATGAAGAACGACATCATCTGAACTATATTCCATTCCGACCAGAAATTTTTTCCAATATCAATAAACTCTTTTCAGTTTCAGAACGTGGGAAAATTTATCTCTCCTCAAAATATCCCGATTTTGAGTCTATCTTCGCCATCTCTCGTTTAGGCGTACCAGAACAATTTGTTTTATCTGAAATATCGGATGATGGTATTTTTCGAATTGTAACTTGTTCCTTTTTAGTTTCTGTAAAACGCATTGAATTATTGATTAAAGGTCTTGAAGAATTGGGAAAAATTCGAAAAGATCAGACTTTCGAATGGACTCATATTGGTGATGGACCGTTAAGATCCGAATTAGAACATATTGCTGTATTGCGTTTACCACAAAATGTAAAATATTCTTTTTTGGGCTTTTTATTGCCAGAAAACGTCATAAATTTTTATCTGAATAATAAAATTGATATCTTTATTAATGTCAGTTCCTCAGAAGGAATTCCAGTATCTATTATGGAGGCTCAGAGTTGTGGTATTCCAGTGATCGCAACAAATGTTGGTGGTAATTCAGAAATTGTTTCCAATGATAATGGGTTGTTATTAAATGGAGACCCCACACCGCTTGAAATTGCTGATGCAATTTGTGATTTTTTGAACAATCCCTCAGTATTGTTGAAAAAGAAGATCCTATCTAAAGAAAATTGGAAGAGCAATTATAACTCAGAAAAAAATTATCAACAATTTGCCCAAGAATTGAAAGAAATTGGAACAACGTAA